TCTAAAGACTTTGGTTTATAGACTAAATGAATAAACTTAGGGGGTTGATCAGATCCTTGACTGACAGAGAGGTAAGCAGCCATCCCCAAACGAGCACAATCCTCCTTTTCAAGTATATTTATATCAAAATGATATTTTTCAGCTAGCTCAATAGCTGTTTTAGCCAACACAGTAGGGGTAACATGATTAGCCGGCGCATTGACCAATTCTTTTGCTAAGTAAACGCCTTTTGTAATCTTCTCAGCTAGCTGGATGGCTTCGTTATTTTCTGCATTGTCTAATACATCCAATAAAACTACCTTTCTAAGAGAAGGAATGGTAGTATCTTTTTTTTGAGATTTAAAGCGCTCATCATAATGCGCAGCCAATAGGACACCTTCTGCAAAGGCTTTGATATAGACCGGATTATCTGCTAAAAAAGCAAAATTTACTACCACAGATTTGCTGTGTAATAGCATACACTCCCTATAAACTTTACTAGCTGCTTTGCGTATAACTACTTCATCTATTGCTTCTTTTCTACCTAATCCAAAAAGGATTACCTTCTCTATGTGATGAAAACAATTAGCAGAAACTATCGTATTTTGTTTCCCTTTGAACAGCGTCTCTTTAACCAAAGGGGTAATAACTTGATGGTAAAAATGTTCACTAATTAATGGATCATTATGCAATTGCATAGGATCCTCAGGAACAGCTATAGCATAACAAGGTAGGGTTTCTTGTACTTCCTGATTGTCCAGGAACTGAAACTCAATAGCAACACGAGACATAAAAAATGAGGATTTAATCTGTTTATTACAATCATAGGCCCGCGCTATACAACGCTATTATAAAGAGCGCAAAGGCCCTCTAGCGATAAATATAAACAATTTATATCAATTGATAATGCTGCAGAGGGAGCAATGTGTAGCGTTACTGTAATGCATGGGTTGGGTTAAAACAAATACCTTCTAACTAAGGATACAATCGTTTAGGGTATCTTGGAAAAAGACTGCTATAGCGGACATCTGGCAGCCCCAGAAAAGCACGCAGCAGGCGTTCCAACCCCATACCCGCCCCTGCATGCGGGGGCGCACCATACTGAAAGGCTTCTAGATAATGAGACATCGTATGAGCTGCTATGCCCAATGCAGCTGCCCGCTCGCTTAATAATTTATAATCGTGTATGCGTTGTGCACCAGAAAGTATTTCCATTCCTCGTAACATAAAATCATAACCATAGGTATAGGTAGGATTTTCTGGATCAATAAAAGTATAAAAAGGGCGCACTGCAGCAGGATAACCGGTGACCACATACAAATCAGTTTGGTATTGCTCCCTGATGATTGCTCCTAATTGCTTCTCCTCTTCTGTGGAGAAATCCTCCTCTTCTCCCCTGGTACTGCCAGAGGCGCTTAATAGGGCAACCGCCTCTGGAAAAGTCAACGCTACCAGTTCCGGGGCAAACAACAGGGGGGTAGTATGAAAAAAAGCTTGTATAAATGCTATTTCAGAGCTATACTGCTCATTCAATTTAGTAAAAAGAGAGGTTAACAATCGATACAACAGTTGAATCACTTCTTGATAGGTTTCATCTAGGAGCATCTCAAGGTCTATCCCTACAAATTCCGTAAGATGCCGTGTGGTATGCGAATGCTCTGCACGAAAAACAGGGCCTATCTCAAATACGCGCTTAAAGCCACCCATGAGGACCATTTGTTTGTATAGCTGGGGGCTTTGTGCCAAACAAGCAGGTTCTCCAAAGTAATCCAATCTAAATGGTGCCGCACCACCTTCTGAGGAACCCCCAATCAGTTTCGGGGTTTTAATTTCCATAAATTCCTCTTCACGAAGGTATTTTTGTATGTACCCAAGCATACCATCATTGACACGAAAAATAGCTTGCGACAGACGGGTACGCAGATCTAAGACCCGATTATCCAACCGCTTCCCATAAGGTATAGCAGCGGCTACTTCTGCTCGTTCTGTTTCTTTAAGGGTAATTGGTAAAGTTAAAGTAGCCCTGCTCATCAATGTATAAGCAATCAGCCGCAATTCTATCTTTTGTTGAGAACAGGCCAATACAGGTTTTTCGGTTCGTTGAACGATACCGATTGCTTCTATAAAAGATTCATTTTCCACTTTACGTAGCTCATCATAGCAGCTATCTGAAAACGCATGTCCAGCGACAGCTTTTCCTTTTACGACAATGACCTGCAACGTATGTAACCCATCCCTCAAAATTAAGAACAATAGGGTTCCATGTACTTTTTTAGAAAATACCCTGCCCCTTACCCGGACGATTTCCTGCTCGCTTAGTGAAGAAAGATTTTTAATTTCTACAAGTGCATGCATAGCCTATGCTATTTATCCTAGTTTATTAAATAAAATAAGGTATCGATATCCTTCAATTTCAGTAGTAATACAACAACTGCTCGGGATGAACACCCTATGGGCTCCTACCCTATGCGCCCCTTTTTAACGTTTATTCCTAAAGGTAAGGAAAAATTAGCCATGGTTTTGGGGAAAGCTAGTTAGGATACGCCTATTGTGCTTTGGGTACTGCTTTAGAAAGGGTTCTTTAAAAAAACAAAGAAATGGCAGGATTAGGAGAGTAGTTTAGGGATTACTACCCCTTCTGTATGGATGGTTTGTAGGATTACTGGACAGACTTTGCCGGATAGCCCCTGCTGATAAGGGAGCTGCACCCGAATGTAATTTTCGGTAAATCCCTCTACGGGTTCCTCTGCTTCTGCCTGTTCAAATAGAACCCTTGCCTGCTGACCTAAATGTTGACTATAAAAATAGCGTAGTTTCTTTTCTGAAAGTGTCCGCAACATATGGGCACGGCGGGCACGCTCTGCAAATGGCACACTAGCTGCCATAGTGGCAGCTTTGGTTTGGGCTCTTTCTGAATAGGGGAAAACATGCAGATAGGCAATCGGTAAACTATTTAAAAAGTGATAGGTTGTTAGGAAATCTTCTTCCGTTTCACCTGGGAAACCAACAATTACATC
Above is a window of Candidatus Cardinium hertigii DNA encoding:
- a CDS encoding leucyl aminopeptidase, with protein sequence MSRVAIEFQFLDNQEVQETLPCYAIAVPEDPMQLHNDPLISEHFYHQVITPLVKETLFKGKQNTIVSANCFHHIEKVILFGLGRKEAIDEVVIRKAASKVYRECMLLHSKSVVVNFAFLADNPVYIKAFAEGVLLAAHYDERFKSQKKDTTIPSLRKVVLLDVLDNAENNEAIQLAEKITKGVYLAKELVNAPANHVTPTVLAKTAIELAEKYHFDINILEKEDCARLGMAAYLSVSQGSDQPPKFIHLVYKPKSLDPHAPYKKIAFIGKGVTFDSGGLNLKIGAAHIELMKCDMAGAAALLGAAEAIGALKPNKEIHFIIAATENMISGSATKPGDVVTASNGTTIEIDNTDAEGRLTLADALVYAERLEVEVIVDLATLTGAIVVALGDHIAGLFANQSELIQSLTLAAKRTDEKVWEMPLEEAYREDMQSMVADIRNTGSKQRNAGSITAALFLKQFVQKTPWAHLDIAGTAWREQACAYHGAGATGFGVRLLVDWILHA
- the aspS gene encoding aspartate--tRNA(Asn) ligase, with the translated sequence MHALVEIKNLSSLSEQEIVRVRGRVFSKKVHGTLLFLILRDGLHTLQVIVVKGKAVAGHAFSDSCYDELRKVENESFIEAIGIVQRTEKPVLACSQQKIELRLIAYTLMSRATLTLPITLKETERAEVAAAIPYGKRLDNRVLDLRTRLSQAIFRVNDGMLGYIQKYLREEEFMEIKTPKLIGGSSEGGAAPFRLDYFGEPACLAQSPQLYKQMVLMGGFKRVFEIGPVFRAEHSHTTRHLTEFVGIDLEMLLDETYQEVIQLLYRLLTSLFTKLNEQYSSEIAFIQAFFHTTPLLFAPELVALTFPEAVALLSASGSTRGEEEDFSTEEEKQLGAIIREQYQTDLYVVTGYPAAVRPFYTFIDPENPTYTYGYDFMLRGMEILSGAQRIHDYKLLSERAAALGIAAHTMSHYLEAFQYGAPPHAGAGMGLERLLRAFLGLPDVRYSSLFPRYPKRLYP